The Altererythrobacter sp. ZODW24 genome window below encodes:
- a CDS encoding sensor domain-containing diguanylate cyclase: MGRTASKLLGHPAAWCAVGLAYFGAAVLSLYLTEGVHGMATIWPASGIFVAALLLFGKGRLVWICGSVAVASFAANYMFGANAADAAAFTAANLVEGLVVSQLVLRTSGAPGTLEDPHWVATFFGAAMVGAVSGSIIATAFAGGMNTEFFISWFATVSLGLLIVTPIVVTIARGLSALPIKLSKRQYWQAVTIFPLVTILSIAVFQQDTYPLLFLPLIGVLAATYAFGPNGAAISILIIAVAGTVGDVTGGGPSRFVAEGMVGETRFFQFYLLSLLLAAWPLSALLAEKRKLIEDYAESNSLLELAESTANLGHWYFSFGGAGLIWSNEVYRIHGVDPETFEMGSMETLDRKRSLSLYHPDDREHVRDTLSIALQRQAGFTYNARVVRPDGTIRNISSIGEPTFNRNGEFTGLFGTFQDTTKQTEMLEALRLAQEAAEREAAKSKRLAETDELTGIANRRKALRTLEQEVAAAHKSGKALTLAIFDIDFFKTVNDRFGHNTGDRVLKRVTVIANRCLRDGDLIGRLGGEEFMVILPGENGRNAEQIAERLRLAIAEEHWSISGLDQVTVSIGLAALTPGQSAQELLGKADEALYRAKDDGRNLLRSAA, from the coding sequence ATGGGAAGGACGGCTTCAAAGCTATTAGGGCATCCTGCCGCGTGGTGCGCGGTGGGGCTGGCCTATTTCGGCGCGGCCGTGCTGTCGCTCTATCTGACCGAGGGCGTCCACGGAATGGCCACGATCTGGCCGGCCAGCGGGATCTTTGTCGCCGCACTCTTGCTCTTCGGCAAAGGCCGTTTGGTCTGGATTTGCGGCTCTGTCGCGGTCGCCAGTTTCGCTGCCAATTACATGTTTGGCGCCAATGCCGCCGATGCAGCGGCATTTACCGCTGCAAATCTGGTCGAGGGGCTAGTGGTCAGCCAGTTGGTGCTGCGCACATCCGGTGCCCCCGGAACACTGGAGGACCCGCACTGGGTGGCAACCTTCTTTGGTGCGGCCATGGTCGGGGCAGTCAGCGGCAGCATAATTGCGACAGCCTTTGCCGGCGGTATGAACACCGAATTCTTCATTTCGTGGTTTGCGACGGTGTCGCTGGGGCTGCTGATCGTCACCCCGATTGTAGTGACCATCGCGCGCGGCCTGAGCGCGCTGCCGATCAAACTTTCCAAGCGGCAATATTGGCAGGCGGTCACGATATTTCCGCTCGTTACAATTCTCAGCATCGCGGTGTTCCAGCAAGACACCTATCCCTTGCTGTTCCTGCCGCTCATCGGCGTGCTTGCCGCTACTTATGCGTTCGGCCCCAATGGCGCGGCGATCAGCATTTTGATCATTGCGGTTGCCGGAACCGTGGGCGATGTCACTGGCGGCGGACCGAGCCGCTTTGTCGCCGAGGGCATGGTTGGCGAAACCCGGTTCTTCCAATTCTATCTGCTTAGCCTGTTGCTTGCCGCATGGCCGCTTTCCGCGCTGTTGGCGGAGAAGCGAAAGTTGATCGAGGATTATGCCGAAAGCAATAGTTTGCTGGAGCTGGCCGAGAGCACAGCAAACCTTGGCCATTGGTACTTCAGTTTTGGCGGGGCCGGTCTGATCTGGTCGAATGAAGTGTACCGCATCCACGGCGTCGATCCGGAAACCTTCGAAATGGGCTCCATGGAGACACTGGATCGCAAGCGGTCGCTCAGCCTGTATCACCCGGATGACCGTGAACATGTGAGAGATACGCTGAGCATCGCGTTGCAGCGTCAGGCCGGATTTACCTACAATGCGCGGGTGGTCCGCCCCGACGGCACGATCCGTAATATATCCAGCATCGGCGAGCCGACATTCAACCGTAATGGCGAGTTTACCGGGCTTTTCGGCACGTTCCAGGATACCACCAAGCAGACCGAAATGCTGGAGGCGCTGCGCCTTGCCCAAGAAGCCGCAGAACGCGAAGCGGCGAAGTCCAAACGCTTGGCAGAAACTGACGAGCTGACTGGCATCGCGAACCGCCGCAAAGCGCTCAGGACTCTCGAGCAGGAAGTTGCTGCAGCACACAAGAGCGGGAAAGCGCTAACGCTCGCCATTTTCGACATCGACTTCTTCAAGACGGTGAACGATCGTTTCGGACATAATACGGGCGACCGCGTGCTGAAGCGCGTTACCGTGATTGCCAACAGGTGCCTGCGCGATGGCGATCTCATCGGCCGGCTTGGCGGTGAAGAATTTATGGTAATTTTGCCGGGCGAAAACGGCCGCAATGCCGAACAGATTGCCGAGCGGCTACGCTTAGCCATTGCCGAGGAACACTGGTCGATCTCAGGTCTGGATCAGGTCACAGTCAGCATCGGCCTCGCCGCGCTTACGCCCGGCCAAAGCGCGCAGGAACTGCTCGGCAAGGCTGACGAGGCGCTGTACCGCGCAAAAGACGACGGACGGAACTTGCTTAGATCAGCCGCCTGA
- a CDS encoding SPFH domain-containing protein: MGYLIPLILLVAGAAILLSTIRIVKQGYVYTIERLGKYTLAAEPGLHILIPFFDRVGHKVNMMEQVLDIPGQEIITADNAMVGVDAVVFFQVLDAGKAAYEVSSLYQAIMALTTTNLRTVMGSMALDETLSKRDEINARLLVVVDQATSPWGIKITRVEIKDIRPPADISEAMARQMKAERLKRAEILEAEGDRASNILRAEGDKQSAILTAEGNKEAAFRDAEARERAAEAEAKATEVVSNAIAQSGNGAINYFIAQEYTKAIAGFATSPNAKTILFPVEATQLIGTLGGIGELAKGMMDDNGGGGSGGAAPKRSSVPRTAPRSS; encoded by the coding sequence ATGGGATATCTAATACCGCTGATCTTGCTGGTGGCTGGCGCGGCAATATTGCTGTCGACCATTCGCATCGTCAAACAGGGTTATGTCTATACGATCGAGCGGCTGGGCAAATACACGCTCGCTGCCGAGCCGGGCCTGCATATCCTGATCCCCTTCTTCGACCGTGTTGGCCACAAAGTGAATATGATGGAGCAGGTGCTCGATATTCCGGGACAGGAAATCATCACCGCCGATAACGCCATGGTCGGCGTGGATGCGGTCGTGTTCTTCCAGGTGCTGGATGCGGGCAAGGCGGCTTATGAAGTCTCCAGCCTGTATCAGGCGATCATGGCCCTCACGACCACGAACCTGCGGACCGTGATGGGTTCGATGGCGCTCGACGAAACACTGTCGAAGCGTGACGAGATCAATGCCCGCCTGTTGGTGGTGGTGGATCAGGCAACCTCGCCATGGGGGATCAAGATCACCCGCGTTGAAATCAAGGATATCCGCCCGCCCGCCGACATCTCCGAAGCGATGGCCCGCCAGATGAAGGCCGAGCGGCTGAAGCGTGCCGAAATCCTCGAAGCCGAGGGCGACCGCGCCTCCAACATCCTGCGTGCAGAAGGCGACAAGCAGTCCGCCATCCTCACTGCCGAGGGTAATAAGGAAGCTGCATTCCGCGACGCCGAGGCGCGCGAGCGGGCCGCCGAAGCGGAAGCCAAGGCGACCGAAGTTGTGTCCAACGCCATTGCGCAATCGGGCAACGGCGCGATCAATTACTTCATCGCGCAGGAATATACGAAAGCCATCGCCGGCTTTGCGACTTCTCCCAATGCCAAGACCATCCTGTTCCCGGTCGAAGCGACACAGCTGATCGGCACGCTTGGCGGGATTGGCGAATTGGCCAAGGGTATGATGGACGATAATGGCGGCGGCGGCTCTGGCGGCGCGGCTCCAAAGCGCAGCAGTGTGCCGCGCACTGCGCCCCGGAGCAGCTGA
- a CDS encoding SNF2-related protein — MTPYHAKVLAYELTRRRSSDSHERLTAAVAGAQVDMNPHQVDAAMFAFASPLSKGALLADEVGLGKTIEAGLVISQLWAEGKRRILIIAPSSLRKQWHQELAEKFFIPAKILDGPLYNTAVKSGEIRPFDLSDQVAICSYHFARNKVDDIRMVPWDLVIIDEAHRLRNVYKKSNIIATTLRDALQDRDKLLLTATPLQNSLLELYGLVSFVDEHIFGDLKSFREQFSNLSQDRTFALLRERLQPVCHRTLRRQVTAYVPYTKRHAILQEFTPDEPEDQLYELISAYLQRPNLQALPSGQRSLMTLVLRKLLASSSFAIAGALQTIASRLQTRLDASELSDELELAGDYSAFDVTADEWIEEEESLTVEDIDALQSEISELREFAALASSITQNAKGRALISALDVAFGRARETAAPEKAIIFTESRRTQNYLLKVLGDSDYSEGIVLFNGSNTDEKSKAIYAEWLESNKGTDRLTGSRAADMRSALVDYFRDEGRIMIATEAGAEGINLQFCSMVVNYDLPWNPQRVEQRIGRCHRYGQKHDVVVVNFLNRKNQADQRVYQLLNEKFRLFEGVFGASDEVLGAIESGVDFEKRIAGIYQKCRQPEDIRLAFDELQQELSHEIDQAMRHARKKLLENFDDEVREKLRICDDDTKVHLNKFESQLIELARFELDDFAEMRGSSSFLLKSLPNWVSASEVPLGLYELPRRSGEAHLFRLAHPLGQAVVDRAKTRNLESAHIIFDYSTYEGRVTSIEPFIGANGYAVVKSVSFSALGQTEDRLVVAALTDEGTPLPVEAANRLFTVSGTLATTEMAIPRRVIDTLNGAISERSQQISAEISERNAEFFEREAAKLDGWADDLKVGLEREIRDLDREIKDARRSAKAALTLEDKLKGQKAVRELENKRSKKRRTLFDAQDQIDEKREELISTIEEQLEQVLEENTLFRIKWSLQ; from the coding sequence TTGACCCCATACCACGCCAAAGTCTTAGCCTACGAACTTACTCGGCGGCGCTCGTCTGACAGCCATGAGCGCCTGACTGCGGCCGTCGCTGGTGCTCAAGTAGATATGAACCCGCACCAGGTGGACGCGGCTATGTTTGCATTCGCGTCGCCGCTCTCGAAGGGTGCTCTACTTGCGGACGAAGTTGGGTTAGGCAAAACGATCGAAGCAGGGCTGGTCATTTCTCAACTCTGGGCTGAAGGAAAGCGAAGGATCCTTATCATCGCGCCGTCAAGTCTTCGAAAGCAGTGGCACCAGGAACTTGCAGAAAAATTCTTCATTCCGGCGAAAATTCTCGACGGCCCACTCTATAACACCGCAGTCAAAAGCGGCGAAATTAGGCCGTTCGACCTTTCTGACCAAGTGGCTATTTGTTCCTATCACTTTGCGCGGAACAAAGTGGACGACATCCGGATGGTCCCATGGGACCTAGTCATCATCGACGAGGCACACAGGCTCCGGAACGTCTATAAGAAATCCAATATTATAGCGACCACGCTAAGGGATGCCTTGCAAGACCGGGATAAGCTTTTGCTGACTGCCACTCCCCTGCAGAATTCATTGCTCGAACTGTATGGACTCGTGAGTTTCGTGGATGAGCACATTTTTGGCGACCTGAAGAGCTTCCGCGAGCAATTCAGCAACCTATCGCAGGACCGTACCTTTGCCCTTCTCCGCGAAAGGTTGCAGCCGGTCTGTCATCGTACTCTCCGGCGGCAAGTCACCGCATATGTTCCTTATACCAAGCGACATGCTATCCTTCAGGAGTTCACGCCAGATGAGCCAGAGGATCAGCTCTATGAGCTGATTTCAGCTTACCTACAGCGCCCGAATCTCCAGGCACTCCCATCCGGCCAAAGGTCTTTGATGACACTTGTGCTGCGGAAGCTGCTAGCCTCTTCGTCTTTCGCGATCGCAGGCGCGCTACAAACAATCGCATCACGTTTGCAGACTCGCCTGGACGCAAGCGAGTTGAGCGATGAACTCGAATTGGCAGGGGACTATTCGGCATTCGACGTAACCGCAGATGAATGGATTGAAGAGGAGGAAAGTCTCACGGTCGAAGACATTGACGCGCTCCAGTCAGAGATTTCCGAACTTCGTGAATTCGCCGCTTTGGCTTCTTCAATTACTCAGAACGCCAAGGGCCGCGCTCTGATTTCCGCGCTAGATGTTGCATTTGGCCGAGCGCGCGAAACTGCCGCCCCGGAGAAGGCCATAATTTTCACTGAGAGCCGACGAACCCAAAACTATCTACTGAAGGTTCTCGGGGACAGCGACTATTCTGAAGGAATTGTCCTGTTCAACGGAAGCAATACGGATGAGAAATCGAAAGCAATCTACGCAGAGTGGCTAGAGAGCAACAAAGGCACCGATCGGTTAACTGGCTCTCGGGCAGCAGACATGCGCTCCGCGCTGGTCGATTACTTTCGGGACGAAGGTCGAATTATGATCGCTACTGAGGCAGGCGCTGAAGGAATCAACCTTCAGTTCTGCTCCATGGTCGTCAACTACGACCTCCCGTGGAATCCTCAACGGGTGGAGCAACGCATCGGCAGGTGCCATCGATATGGCCAGAAGCACGATGTGGTAGTCGTCAATTTTCTAAATCGGAAAAACCAGGCCGACCAGCGTGTTTACCAGCTTCTCAATGAGAAGTTTCGTCTTTTTGAGGGCGTTTTTGGTGCCAGTGACGAAGTCCTCGGGGCCATCGAGTCCGGAGTCGACTTCGAAAAGAGGATCGCTGGAATTTATCAGAAATGCCGTCAGCCAGAAGATATCCGACTTGCATTTGACGAGCTACAACAAGAGCTCAGCCATGAGATCGATCAAGCGATGCGGCATGCGCGAAAGAAGCTTCTCGAGAATTTCGACGATGAGGTGCGCGAGAAACTTCGCATCTGCGATGACGATACCAAGGTCCATCTCAACAAGTTTGAAAGCCAGCTGATCGAGCTGGCCCGTTTTGAACTGGATGACTTTGCCGAAATGCGCGGCAGCTCATCCTTCTTGCTCAAGAGTTTGCCCAATTGGGTATCAGCCAGTGAAGTGCCTCTAGGTCTGTATGAGCTCCCGAGGCGCTCTGGAGAAGCACATCTGTTCCGCCTGGCTCATCCGCTGGGTCAAGCAGTCGTGGATCGCGCGAAAACTCGGAACTTGGAATCCGCGCATATCATATTCGACTACTCAACCTATGAAGGTCGCGTCACTTCCATCGAACCATTCATTGGCGCAAATGGGTATGCTGTCGTCAAGTCAGTCTCGTTCTCAGCTCTTGGGCAAACAGAAGACCGTCTTGTAGTTGCGGCACTGACAGACGAAGGAACGCCCTTACCTGTCGAAGCAGCGAACAGGCTTTTTACCGTTTCTGGTACTCTCGCGACGACCGAAATGGCTATTCCAAGACGAGTAATTGATACGTTGAATGGTGCAATTTCCGAACGGTCGCAACAAATCAGCGCTGAAATCTCGGAACGGAATGCAGAGTTCTTTGAGAGAGAGGCGGCAAAGCTCGATGGCTGGGCTGATGATCTCAAGGTAGGACTTGAGCGTGAGATCAGGGATCTTGATCGAGAGATAAAGGATGCGCGTCGATCTGCGAAGGCTGCGCTGACTTTGGAGGACAAACTCAAAGGCCAGAAGGCGGTGCGAGAACTTGAAAATAAAAGGAGTAAAAAGCGGCGTACGCTTTTCGATGCACAGGACCAAATCGACGAAAAGCGTGAGGAACTTATTTCGACTATTGAAGAACAACTCGAGCAAGTATTAGAAGAGAATACACTATTTCGGATCAAGTGGAGCCTTCAATGA
- a CDS encoding NfeD family protein: protein MEALENLGAHWVWIGIGLVLAALEVMVPGVYLIWLALAAIAAGLLTLMLGLGVAMQVVVFTVIAAATVYAAKRFLQDRPIREADPMMNKRLDRMVGETAVVVVAIDGGSGKIKVGDSEWIARGDDVAVGTRVRITGADGTDLLVEPA from the coding sequence ATGGAAGCGCTAGAGAACCTCGGCGCCCATTGGGTGTGGATTGGCATCGGCCTGGTGCTGGCCGCGCTCGAAGTCATGGTACCCGGCGTCTATCTGATCTGGCTGGCGCTGGCGGCGATTGCTGCTGGTTTGCTCACCTTGATGCTGGGGCTGGGCGTGGCGATGCAAGTGGTGGTGTTCACGGTGATTGCTGCCGCCACAGTCTATGCGGCGAAGCGCTTCTTGCAAGATCGCCCGATCCGCGAAGCCGATCCGATGATGAACAAGCGGCTCGACCGCATGGTGGGTGAAACCGCTGTGGTCGTTGTCGCCATTGATGGCGGCAGCGGCAAGATAAAGGTCGGCGATAGCGAATGGATCGCGCGCGGCGACGATGTGGCGGTCGGCACGAGAGTGCGGATTACCGGCGCTGATGGAACCGATCTGTTGGTGGAGCCTGCTTAA
- a CDS encoding NAD(P)H-binding protein, whose protein sequence is MATYGSLEGKLVVLLGGSGFFGKHIAQELLERGARLRIASRNPEAAFTLKPLADLGQLQFVRCDITKPDGLAVALDGAHAAVNLVGVFKGDLEAIMGDAAGSAAKAAKEAGAKAFVQVSAIGADAESDVGYARAKAIGERAVLSEFPKATIIRPPVLFAEDDNFINMFAKLISTFPALPVFAPEAKLQPLHVDDAAAAVVAALANPAKHGGKTFEIAGPVALTMAEINRKIAAAQNRDRLFIELPDFVSETFASATGWLPFAPISRDQLTLLQQGGEPSGKFPGIDKLGISPRPLDLYLDRWMTRYRKHGRFGARA, encoded by the coding sequence ATGGCGACGTACGGATCTCTTGAAGGCAAGCTTGTCGTGCTGCTGGGCGGTAGCGGCTTTTTCGGTAAGCATATTGCGCAAGAACTGCTGGAGCGCGGTGCGCGTTTGCGGATCGCCAGCCGCAACCCCGAAGCCGCGTTTACGCTTAAGCCGCTCGCCGATCTGGGTCAGCTGCAGTTCGTGCGCTGCGACATTACCAAGCCCGATGGTCTTGCGGTGGCCTTGGACGGTGCACATGCCGCCGTGAACCTGGTGGGTGTGTTCAAGGGCGATCTTGAGGCGATCATGGGTGACGCCGCTGGCAGCGCTGCCAAGGCCGCGAAGGAAGCGGGCGCCAAGGCGTTTGTGCAAGTCAGCGCGATTGGTGCTGATGCGGAATCCGACGTTGGATATGCCCGGGCCAAGGCGATTGGCGAACGGGCTGTTCTGTCGGAATTCCCTAAGGCGACGATCATCCGTCCGCCGGTGCTGTTTGCCGAGGATGACAACTTCATCAACATGTTCGCCAAGCTGATTTCGACCTTCCCCGCGCTCCCCGTGTTCGCGCCGGAAGCCAAGCTGCAACCGCTGCATGTCGACGACGCTGCTGCGGCGGTTGTCGCGGCGCTGGCCAATCCGGCCAAGCATGGCGGCAAGACCTTCGAGATTGCCGGTCCCGTCGCGCTGACTATGGCGGAGATCAACCGCAAGATTGCCGCGGCGCAGAACCGCGACCGCTTGTTCATCGAGCTGCCCGACTTCGTCTCGGAAACTTTCGCCAGCGCCACAGGCTGGCTACCTTTCGCACCGATCAGCCGCGACCAGCTGACGCTGCTGCAGCAGGGCGGCGAGCCTTCGGGCAAGTTCCCCGGGATCGACAAGCTGGGCATCAGCCCGCGTCCGCTCGACCTGTATCTCGACCGTTGGATGACACGCTACCGCAAGCATGGCCGCTTCGGCGCCCGCGCTTAG